A single window of Jiangella alkaliphila DNA harbors:
- a CDS encoding alpha,alpha-trehalose-phosphate synthase (UDP-forming) produces the protein MSTTGTSSFVVVANRLPVDRVTAADGTTTWRRSPGGLVTAMAPVMRAYDGAWVGWTGSPDDAPEPFSTDDMDLVAVPLSAEEIALYYEGFSNATLWPLYHDVIVQPEYHREWWDAYRAVNQRFARAAAEVAAENAVVFIQDYQLQLVPQLLRELRPDLKIGFFLHIPFPPTELFAQLPWRRQILEGLLGADLVGFQRAGAASNFEALAETFTTASLQGEALVLEDGHEVLARAFPISIQVEEVAKLAEDPEVQQRAATIREEVGAPVHILLGVDRLDYTKGIGHRLKAFGELLAEGAITPEEAVLVQVATPSRERVEAYQTLRDEVELQVGRINGDYGRIGHPAVHYLHSSYDRSELVALLLAADVMVVTPLRDGMNLVAKEYVSARADLRGALILSEFAGAADELGDGAFLVNPHDIDGLKRTMLAAMRIHPDESEQRMKLLRDHVTSHDISRWATEILTALRAT, from the coding sequence TTGTCCACGACTGGAACGAGTAGTTTCGTCGTAGTCGCCAATCGGCTGCCGGTCGACAGGGTGACGGCTGCCGATGGCACGACAACCTGGCGCAGGAGCCCCGGAGGCCTCGTCACCGCGATGGCACCAGTGATGCGGGCCTATGACGGTGCGTGGGTGGGCTGGACCGGCTCGCCCGACGACGCGCCGGAGCCGTTCTCGACCGACGACATGGACCTCGTGGCGGTGCCGTTGTCGGCGGAGGAGATCGCGCTCTACTACGAGGGGTTCTCCAACGCCACCCTGTGGCCGCTGTACCACGACGTCATCGTCCAGCCTGAGTACCACCGCGAGTGGTGGGACGCCTACCGCGCGGTCAACCAGCGCTTCGCCCGCGCCGCGGCCGAGGTGGCCGCCGAGAACGCCGTCGTGTTCATCCAGGACTACCAGCTGCAGCTGGTGCCGCAGCTGCTGCGCGAGCTGCGCCCGGACCTCAAGATCGGGTTCTTCCTGCACATCCCGTTCCCGCCGACCGAGCTGTTCGCGCAGCTGCCGTGGCGGCGGCAGATCCTCGAAGGGCTGCTCGGCGCCGACCTCGTCGGCTTCCAGCGGGCCGGCGCGGCCAGCAACTTCGAGGCGCTGGCCGAGACGTTCACGACGGCGTCGCTGCAGGGCGAGGCACTGGTGCTCGAGGACGGCCACGAGGTGCTGGCCCGGGCGTTCCCCATCTCGATCCAGGTCGAGGAGGTCGCGAAGTTGGCCGAGGACCCCGAGGTCCAGCAGCGCGCGGCCACCATCCGCGAAGAGGTCGGCGCGCCTGTGCACATCCTGCTCGGCGTCGACCGCCTCGACTACACCAAGGGCATCGGGCATCGGCTCAAGGCGTTCGGCGAGCTGCTCGCCGAGGGCGCCATCACGCCCGAGGAGGCGGTCCTGGTCCAGGTGGCCACGCCCAGCCGCGAGCGGGTCGAGGCCTACCAGACCCTGCGCGACGAGGTCGAGCTGCAGGTCGGGCGCATCAACGGCGACTACGGCCGCATCGGGCACCCCGCCGTGCACTACCTGCACTCGTCCTACGACCGCTCCGAGCTGGTCGCGCTGCTGCTGGCCGCCGACGTCATGGTCGTGACGCCGCTGCGCGACGGCATGAACCTGGTCGCCAAGGAGTACGTCAGCGCCCGCGCCGACCTGCGCGGCGCACTCATCCTGTCCGAGTTCGCCGGTGCCGCCGACGAGCTCGGCGACGGCGCCTTCCTGGTCAACCCGCACGACATCGACGGCCTCAAGCGCACCATGCTGGCCGCGATGCGCATCCACCCCGACGAGTCCGAACAGCGGATGAAGCTGCTGCGCGACCACGTGACCAGCCACGACATCTCGCGCTGGGCCACCGAGATCCTGACCGCGCTGCGCGCGACCTGA
- a CDS encoding DUF3263 domain-containing protein has translation MAAMDDHERAILDFEHRWWKYPGAKEQAVRSELGISATRYYQVLNALIDRPEALAHDPLLVRRLRRQRSRRLRTQSGRPLAAEA, from the coding sequence ATGGCTGCTATGGACGACCACGAGCGCGCGATCCTCGACTTCGAGCACCGCTGGTGGAAGTACCCAGGCGCGAAGGAACAAGCCGTGCGCAGCGAGCTGGGCATCTCCGCAACGCGCTACTACCAGGTGCTGAACGCGCTGATCGACCGGCCCGAAGCGCTGGCGCACGACCCCCTGCTGGTACGGCGGTTGCGGCGGCAGCGCTCGCGGCGGCTGCGTACGCAATCGGGGCGCCCGCTCGCTGCGGAGGCATGA
- a CDS encoding LytR C-terminal domain-containing protein: MSDRLQRLWPSLVALVGTVAVVLALLWYFGDDTDDSTPDDVAAGDTSTEPPATDPPATEAPPETEAPPTDAPTEEPTEPAEPVTADPDVVEPLGVLNQTDEAGLEEQASERFQDGGWEVAAMSEFTGTVPETTVYVPEGMEEAADALVLQFPEIGRVMPTVEPFNDTRLVIVLADDYLDEVDSE, from the coding sequence ATGAGTGACCGACTCCAGCGGCTGTGGCCGTCGCTCGTCGCGCTCGTCGGCACGGTGGCGGTCGTCCTGGCGCTGCTCTGGTACTTCGGTGACGACACCGACGACAGCACCCCCGACGACGTCGCGGCCGGTGACACTTCCACGGAGCCGCCGGCCACCGATCCGCCGGCCACCGAGGCCCCGCCCGAGACCGAGGCGCCGCCCACCGACGCTCCCACCGAGGAGCCGACGGAGCCAGCCGAGCCAGTGACCGCCGACCCCGACGTGGTCGAGCCGCTCGGCGTGCTCAACCAGACCGACGAGGCCGGGCTCGAGGAGCAGGCCAGCGAGCGGTTCCAGGACGGCGGCTGGGAGGTCGCCGCGATGAGCGAGTTCACCGGCACCGTCCCGGAGACCACGGTCTATGTGCCCGAGGGCATGGAGGAGGCGGCCGACGCGCTGGTGTTGCAGTTCCCGGAGATCGGGCGCGTCATGCCGACCGTCGAGCCGTTCAACGACACCCGGCTGGTCATCGTGCTGGCCGACGACTACCTCGACGAGGTCGACTCGGAATGA
- the otsB gene encoding trehalose-phosphatase, producing MTPELRRLSGRLDRTLVALDFDGVLSPIVPDPARAVALPGTADVLSAVAARVARVAVVTGRPAADAVRLGSLADVPGLVVLGHYGLQRWSAGTLTTPGSDDGVAVARQRVAELAAARPGVTVEDKHHSVALHTRSAPDPAAALAELRPHADAVAAEAGLQVTPGRFVLELRPVGVDKGVAIRSLVAETGATAVLYAGDDLGDLPAVAAVRDLSSSGDVVGVVVCSDAEEASAELRAAADIVVPGPPGVQALLSELAALD from the coding sequence ATGACGCCCGAGCTGCGGCGGCTGTCCGGGCGGCTGGACCGCACCCTCGTCGCGCTCGACTTCGACGGCGTCCTCTCGCCGATCGTGCCCGACCCGGCGCGTGCGGTCGCGCTGCCCGGCACGGCGGACGTGCTGTCGGCCGTCGCCGCCCGGGTCGCCCGCGTCGCCGTCGTGACCGGCCGGCCCGCCGCCGACGCCGTCCGGCTGGGGTCACTGGCCGACGTGCCCGGGCTGGTCGTGCTGGGGCATTACGGGCTGCAGCGCTGGTCGGCCGGGACCCTGACCACCCCCGGCAGCGACGACGGCGTCGCCGTTGCCCGGCAGCGGGTGGCCGAGCTGGCCGCCGCCCGCCCTGGCGTCACCGTCGAGGACAAGCACCACTCCGTCGCGCTGCACACCCGGTCCGCGCCCGACCCCGCGGCCGCCCTGGCCGAGCTGCGCCCGCACGCCGACGCCGTCGCGGCCGAGGCCGGGCTGCAGGTGACGCCCGGGCGGTTCGTCCTGGAGCTGCGGCCGGTCGGCGTGGACAAGGGCGTGGCGATCCGGTCGCTGGTCGCCGAAACCGGCGCCACCGCCGTCCTCTATGCCGGTGACGACCTCGGCGACCTGCCCGCGGTGGCGGCGGTGCGCGACCTGTCCTCGTCGGGCGACGTCGTGGGGGTGGTCGTCTGCTCGGACGCCGAGGAGGCGTCGGCCGAGCTGCGCGCCGCGGCCGACATCGTCGTCCCCGGCCCGCCCGGCGTGCAGGCGCTGCTCAGCGAGCTCGCCGCCCTCGACTGA
- a CDS encoding type II toxin-antitoxin system death-on-curing family toxin — protein sequence MTEYLTLEDALRIAELTLGRRPEVRDLGLLDAAVHRPRTSLFGADAYPDLHTKAAALLESAVRNHALIDGNKRLGWMLCYDFYALNGQLLAPTEDDAYDFVIAVVEGKIELAEMAAWLAENVTPRT from the coding sequence ATGACCGAATACCTCACCCTCGAGGACGCACTGAGGATCGCCGAACTGACGCTCGGACGCAGGCCCGAGGTGCGTGATCTCGGCCTGCTGGACGCGGCCGTGCATCGGCCCCGAACCTCGCTGTTCGGGGCCGATGCCTACCCGGACCTGCACACCAAGGCCGCGGCGCTGCTCGAGTCTGCCGTGCGCAACCATGCCTTGATCGACGGCAACAAGCGCCTGGGCTGGATGCTCTGCTACGACTTCTACGCGCTCAACGGTCAGTTGCTCGCGCCCACTGAGGACGACGCCTACGACTTCGTGATCGCGGTGGTCGAAGGGAAGATCGAATTGGCGGAGATGGCGGCCTGGCTCGCGGAGAACGTCACACCACGCACCTAG
- the thrC gene encoding threonine synthase, with the protein MTVTSTTSLGRATHLSCRECGTTVELGPYYACLECFGPLEVAYDFGTITRERIESGPRSIWRYRDLLPVPENVTDIPNTDPGFTPLVRAGNLARELGLKALWIKNDAANPTHSFKDRVVAVALAAARELGFTVLACPSTGNLANAVAAAAARAGIASYVFIPSNLELPKIVTSAVYGTTLVAVEGNYDDVNRLASELAGEHDDWAFVNVNVRPYYAEGSKTLGYETAEQLGWRLPRQVVIPVASGAQLVKVDKAFRELVELGLVEGDAPAIFGAQATGCSPVAAAFKAGHDVVRPVRPDTIAKSLAIGNPADGPYVLDVARRTGGAVEDVSDEEVVDGIRLLARTEGIFAETAGGVTVAVLAKLLREGKLDPDAETVIFNTGDGLKTLDAVSSVVGPAGTIAPTTEAFHSLVNGG; encoded by the coding sequence ATGACCGTCACCAGCACCACCTCCTTGGGGCGCGCCACGCACCTGTCATGTCGTGAGTGCGGCACCACCGTCGAGCTGGGCCCCTACTACGCGTGCCTGGAGTGTTTCGGGCCGCTCGAGGTGGCCTACGACTTCGGCACCATCACGCGAGAGCGCATCGAGAGCGGCCCACGGTCCATCTGGCGCTACCGCGACCTGCTCCCGGTCCCCGAGAACGTCACCGACATCCCGAACACCGACCCGGGGTTCACCCCGCTGGTCCGCGCCGGCAACCTGGCCCGGGAGCTCGGCCTCAAGGCCCTCTGGATCAAGAACGACGCCGCCAACCCCACGCACTCGTTCAAGGACCGCGTGGTCGCGGTCGCGCTGGCGGCGGCGCGCGAGCTGGGCTTCACCGTCCTGGCCTGCCCGTCGACGGGCAACCTCGCCAACGCGGTTGCCGCGGCGGCGGCGCGGGCCGGCATCGCCAGCTACGTGTTCATCCCGAGCAACCTCGAGCTGCCGAAGATCGTGACGAGCGCCGTCTACGGCACCACGCTGGTCGCCGTCGAGGGGAACTACGACGACGTCAACCGGCTGGCCTCCGAGCTGGCCGGCGAGCACGACGACTGGGCGTTCGTCAACGTCAACGTGCGGCCGTACTACGCCGAGGGCTCGAAGACGCTCGGCTACGAGACGGCCGAGCAGCTGGGCTGGCGGCTGCCGCGGCAGGTGGTCATCCCGGTCGCCAGCGGCGCCCAGCTGGTGAAGGTCGACAAGGCGTTCCGCGAGCTGGTCGAGCTGGGCCTGGTCGAGGGCGACGCGCCGGCCATCTTCGGCGCGCAGGCGACGGGCTGCTCGCCGGTCGCGGCCGCGTTCAAGGCCGGCCACGACGTCGTCCGCCCGGTGCGGCCCGACACCATCGCGAAGTCGCTGGCCATCGGCAACCCCGCCGACGGACCGTACGTGCTCGACGTCGCGCGGCGCACGGGCGGCGCGGTCGAGGACGTCAGCGACGAGGAAGTGGTCGACGGCATCAGGCTGCTGGCCCGCACCGAGGGCATCTTCGCCGAGACCGCCGGCGGCGTCACCGTCGCCGTCCTGGCCAAGCTGCTGCGCGAGGGGAAGCTCGACCCCGACGCCGAGACCGTCATCTTCAACACCGGCGACGGGCTCAAGACGCTCGACGCCGTGTCGTCCGTGGTCGGCCCCGCCGGCACCATCGCACCCACTACAGAGGCGTTCCACAGCCTCGTCAACGGAGGCTGA
- a CDS encoding ubiquitin-like small modifier protein 1, whose amino-acid sequence MSVAVRVPTILRTYTKGESDVSVEVPDGATLADVLGALDVAYPGIGARVLDDTGQIRRFVNVYVNDDDVRFTAGLETPTPAGAKVSVIPAVAGG is encoded by the coding sequence ATGAGCGTCGCCGTACGTGTCCCGACCATCCTGCGCACCTACACGAAGGGCGAGTCCGACGTCAGCGTCGAGGTGCCCGACGGCGCCACGCTGGCCGACGTGCTCGGTGCGCTCGACGTCGCCTACCCGGGCATCGGCGCGCGCGTGCTCGACGACACCGGCCAGATCCGCCGGTTCGTCAACGTCTACGTGAACGACGACGACGTGCGCTTCACCGCCGGCCTCGAGACGCCCACGCCCGCTGGCGCGAAGGTCTCGGTCATCCCGGCGGTCGCCGGCGGCTGA
- a CDS encoding class E sortase: MHRKAARGRRKASRRKTQQPTPQRNVVALVAGGVGELMLTAGAVVLLFVVYTLWGTGIQTANAQDDLRDQLGIDAGQLEKDPIPLDQLEVGDAYGVIRIPRFGEDWEWIVVQGTEDSDLKNGPGHYLDSVDPGQVGNFSIAAHRSGHGEPFAQFPELQVGDIVEIETSAGTFLYELDSAPNGDDDGNRIGIRDSWVVDPVPGEGDEVEATERRITLTTCWPRWGSSHRMYATGILIGGEEV, translated from the coding sequence ATGCATCGCAAGGCGGCCCGGGGGCGTCGTAAAGCCTCCCGCCGGAAGACCCAGCAGCCAACGCCACAGCGCAACGTCGTCGCACTCGTCGCGGGTGGCGTCGGCGAACTCATGCTCACCGCGGGCGCCGTCGTGCTGTTGTTCGTGGTCTACACGCTGTGGGGCACCGGCATCCAGACCGCCAACGCACAGGACGATCTGCGCGACCAGCTCGGCATCGACGCCGGGCAGCTCGAGAAGGACCCCATCCCGCTCGACCAGCTCGAGGTCGGCGACGCGTACGGCGTCATCCGCATCCCCCGCTTCGGCGAGGACTGGGAGTGGATCGTCGTGCAGGGCACCGAGGACTCCGACCTCAAGAACGGGCCCGGGCACTACCTCGACAGCGTCGACCCGGGCCAGGTCGGGAACTTCTCCATCGCCGCGCACCGTTCCGGTCACGGTGAGCCGTTCGCCCAGTTCCCCGAGTTGCAGGTCGGCGACATCGTCGAGATCGAGACGAGCGCCGGAACGTTCCTCTACGAGCTCGACAGCGCACCGAACGGCGACGACGACGGCAACCGCATCGGCATCAGGGACAGCTGGGTGGTCGATCCCGTGCCGGGCGAGGGCGACGAGGTCGAGGCGACCGAGCGACGCATCACACTCACGACCTGCTGGCCACGCTGGGGCTCGTCACACCGCATGTACGCGACCGGCATCCTGATCGGCGGAGAGGAAGTCTAG
- a CDS encoding Ig-like domain-containing protein has product MNRRMTRRLLAAVAVTGTGALAFAGAVPANATDELTELVDLQSDEVVARSLEVAADRADLAVDVVRELVQSGQAIVGDGGTLSYTDRFDAPDGHASDAAPAADVPGDPAGGSKPGAPFTVYLDFDGATVQNTEWNRSYQTDVFELSANAAASDADYVYQVWARVAEDYAPFDVNVTTTDPGPDALYKTSDDDGEYGMTAVVTDTTDIEPADQASGRAWLGGFGNEFLSPAMIFAPIARDSNAPDVGNIVSHEIGHTLNLAHDGIGEDEYYGDTLAEPTSLWGPIMGAPWSAPLSQWSPGDYAGATNSGQDDLAEITADSTLQTFAVFDGDTLWVDVFCTDASDPNNPQPGDQAFKPAGPEGDPCAEVGDELTLEFYYSGRSAYAADDHGDVLDEGTALDNGSGEFTAAGIIGQSGERDVFTLVTGGGPITVAAEGATVGSNLDLRVELIDAAGELVAEASPETATDIASSPTDRQATGLDAQLEAEVETGMYYVRVSGVGQGDPAANTPSNGSGYTEYGSLGNYTVTGTAAAFEADPITIISPEDGDEVQPSPVEITGSAEPGSTVTLTLGDEVVGEGSTDDEGTWSIVLTADLPYGESTITAQQTVGTIQVPETASVTVVVPVDPPTIVRPVDGDTATTATPTFSGDGLPGASVELSITCGEETWSGTAEVDGEGAWTFTPEQNLPNGECTVTAVQSINGVTSAQTDPVSFTVDVAGGDEGGSDDGGDGGTDDGGEGGAEDGDDDLPDTGASTNLYVLTAGLLLLGLGGALYARTRHSVTG; this is encoded by the coding sequence ATGAATCGCAGAATGACGCGGCGGCTGCTGGCCGCGGTGGCGGTGACCGGGACGGGCGCACTCGCGTTCGCCGGTGCCGTGCCGGCAAACGCCACTGATGAATTGACCGAACTCGTCGATCTCCAGTCCGACGAGGTGGTGGCCCGCTCCCTCGAGGTCGCGGCCGACCGTGCCGACCTGGCGGTCGACGTGGTCCGCGAGCTGGTGCAGTCGGGCCAGGCCATCGTGGGCGACGGCGGAACCCTCTCGTACACCGACCGGTTCGACGCACCCGACGGCCACGCGAGCGACGCGGCGCCGGCCGCCGACGTCCCGGGTGACCCCGCGGGCGGCTCGAAGCCGGGCGCGCCGTTCACCGTCTATCTCGACTTCGACGGCGCGACGGTCCAGAACACCGAGTGGAACCGGTCGTATCAGACGGACGTGTTCGAGCTGTCCGCGAACGCGGCGGCCTCTGACGCGGACTACGTGTACCAGGTGTGGGCGCGAGTGGCGGAGGACTACGCGCCCTTCGACGTCAACGTCACCACCACGGACCCGGGTCCCGATGCGCTGTACAAGACGTCTGACGACGACGGCGAGTACGGCATGACGGCCGTCGTCACCGACACCACCGACATCGAGCCGGCCGACCAGGCCAGTGGCCGGGCGTGGCTGGGCGGGTTCGGCAACGAGTTCCTGTCGCCGGCCATGATCTTCGCCCCCATCGCGCGCGACAGCAACGCGCCCGACGTCGGCAACATCGTCTCGCACGAGATCGGCCACACGCTGAACCTCGCGCACGACGGCATCGGCGAGGACGAGTACTACGGCGACACGCTGGCCGAGCCCACCTCGCTGTGGGGCCCGATCATGGGCGCGCCGTGGTCCGCGCCGCTGTCGCAGTGGTCGCCCGGCGACTACGCCGGCGCCACGAACTCCGGCCAGGACGACCTCGCCGAGATCACCGCCGACTCCACGCTCCAGACGTTCGCGGTGTTCGACGGCGACACGCTGTGGGTCGACGTCTTCTGCACCGACGCCAGCGACCCGAACAACCCCCAGCCGGGCGACCAGGCGTTCAAGCCGGCCGGCCCCGAGGGCGACCCGTGCGCCGAGGTCGGCGACGAGCTGACGCTGGAGTTCTACTACAGCGGCCGCTCCGCCTACGCCGCCGACGACCACGGCGACGTGCTCGACGAGGGCACCGCGCTCGACAACGGCTCCGGCGAGTTCACGGCGGCCGGCATCATCGGCCAGTCCGGTGAGCGCGACGTGTTCACGCTCGTCACCGGCGGCGGCCCGATCACCGTCGCCGCCGAGGGTGCGACCGTCGGCAGCAACCTCGACCTGCGGGTGGAGCTGATCGACGCGGCCGGTGAGCTGGTCGCCGAGGCCAGCCCCGAGACGGCGACCGACATCGCCAGCTCGCCGACCGACCGTCAGGCCACCGGCCTCGACGCGCAGCTCGAGGCCGAGGTCGAGACCGGTATGTACTACGTGCGGGTCAGCGGCGTCGGCCAGGGCGACCCGGCCGCGAACACGCCGAGCAACGGCTCGGGCTACACCGAGTACGGCAGCCTGGGGAACTACACCGTGACCGGCACGGCGGCCGCGTTCGAGGCCGACCCGATCACGATCATCTCGCCCGAGGACGGCGACGAGGTGCAGCCGTCGCCGGTGGAGATCACCGGCTCGGCCGAGCCCGGCTCGACGGTGACGCTCACGCTCGGCGACGAGGTCGTCGGCGAGGGCAGCACCGACGACGAGGGCACGTGGAGCATCGTCCTCACCGCCGACCTGCCGTACGGCGAGTCGACGATCACGGCGCAGCAGACGGTCGGCACCATCCAGGTGCCGGAGACTGCGTCTGTCACCGTCGTGGTCCCGGTCGACCCGCCGACCATCGTGCGGCCGGTCGACGGCGACACCGCCACCACGGCGACGCCGACGTTCTCGGGTGACGGCCTGCCCGGCGCGTCCGTCGAGCTGAGCATCACCTGCGGCGAGGAGACCTGGTCCGGCACGGCCGAGGTCGACGGCGAGGGCGCGTGGACGTTCACGCCCGAGCAGAACCTGCCCAACGGCGAGTGCACGGTCACCGCGGTGCAGTCGATCAACGGCGTCACCTCGGCGCAGACCGACCCGGTGTCGTTCACCGTCGACGTCGCCGGTGGCGACGAGGGCGGCTCTGACGACGGCGGCGACGGCGGCACCGACGACGGTGGCGAGGGCGGCGCCGAGGACGGCGACGACGACCTGCCGGACACCGGTGCGTCGACGAACCTGTACGTCCTGACCGCCGGCCTGCTCCTGCTCGGCCTGGGCGGCGCGCTGTACGCGCGCACCCGGCACAGCGTGACCGGCTGA
- a CDS encoding lipase chaperone, translated as MPDTTSQQRRTVLAAAAAVVVVALAVVLAVWLTRGSGDDDPAGDSVAVPSDAPSASAPSDAGTDAGTVAPGGQGDVLPRAMSGQEAIDALAEHLDHVAELNDMTPDQLRDLLLRDASVEVTPSGRLMYDDQMTPPATSE; from the coding sequence GTGCCTGACACCACCTCGCAGCAACGCCGGACCGTGCTGGCCGCCGCGGCCGCTGTCGTGGTGGTGGCGCTCGCCGTGGTGCTCGCGGTCTGGCTGACCCGTGGCTCCGGCGACGACGACCCCGCCGGCGACTCCGTCGCGGTGCCGTCCGACGCGCCGTCGGCCTCCGCCCCGTCCGACGCGGGCACCGACGCCGGCACCGTCGCGCCGGGCGGCCAGGGCGATGTGCTGCCGCGCGCGATGAGCGGCCAGGAGGCCATCGACGCGCTGGCCGAGCACCTCGACCACGTCGCCGAGCTCAACGACATGACCCCCGACCAACTGCGCGACCTGCTGCTGCGCGACGCCAGCGTCGAGGTCACGCCGAGCGGCCGCCTGATGTACGACGACCAGATGACACCACCCGCCACGTCGGAGTGA
- a CDS encoding phytoene desaturase family protein yields the protein MQASEQCDAVVVGSGPNGLAAAVVLARAGLQVRVYEAQRTVGGGARTLDLGLAPGIVHDICSAVHPMAAASPFFRAFDLAARGVRLNYPDVSYAQPLDGGQAGIAYRDLDRTVEGLGRDGRAWRRLMRPLVRHSPAVTELALFDRRSLPPDLLTSAQFALSMLEQGTGLGKLRWKDEVAPALLMGVAAHAITPIPTLTAAGTALSLGALAHSPGWPLPVGGSQAIVDAMVADLEAHGGTVHRGFEVTSMAQLPEARAYLFDTNPWTLAAILGQELPARYRRAIERFKPGNAAAKVDFVLSGPVPWTHPEVRRAGTIHVGGTLAEMSLAEAEVKAGRHAERPMILASDPALFDPAREVGGLRPFWTYAHVPAGSTVDVGAVVQAQIERFAPGFGDLVVERHTIPAAKMADHNANYRDGDIAGGAMTMWQIFARPTLSWNPYATPVPGVYLCSGSTPPGPAVHGMSGLNAAKRALRTRFGIRRVPSLAP from the coding sequence GTGCAGGCGTCGGAGCAGTGTGACGCCGTCGTCGTCGGGTCCGGCCCGAATGGGCTGGCGGCGGCGGTGGTGCTCGCCCGGGCCGGTCTGCAGGTCCGCGTCTACGAGGCGCAGCGCACGGTCGGCGGCGGTGCCCGCACCCTCGACCTCGGCCTGGCGCCCGGCATCGTCCACGACATCTGCTCGGCGGTGCACCCCATGGCGGCCGCGTCGCCGTTCTTCCGCGCCTTCGACCTCGCCGCGCGCGGCGTCCGGCTGAACTACCCCGACGTCTCCTACGCGCAGCCGCTCGACGGCGGCCAGGCCGGCATCGCCTACCGCGACCTCGACCGCACCGTCGAGGGCCTGGGCCGCGACGGCCGGGCCTGGCGGCGGCTCATGCGCCCACTCGTGCGGCACTCGCCGGCGGTCACCGAACTGGCGCTCTTCGACCGTCGCAGCCTGCCGCCCGACCTGCTGACGTCGGCGCAGTTCGCGCTGTCGATGCTCGAGCAGGGCACCGGCCTGGGCAAGCTGCGCTGGAAGGACGAGGTCGCGCCGGCCCTGCTGATGGGCGTCGCCGCGCACGCCATCACGCCCATCCCCACGCTCACCGCGGCCGGCACGGCGCTGTCGCTGGGTGCGCTGGCGCACTCGCCGGGCTGGCCGCTGCCGGTCGGCGGCAGCCAGGCCATCGTCGACGCCATGGTGGCCGACCTCGAGGCGCACGGCGGCACCGTCCACCGCGGGTTCGAGGTGACGTCCATGGCGCAGCTGCCGGAGGCGCGCGCCTACCTGTTCGACACCAACCCGTGGACGCTCGCCGCCATCCTGGGCCAGGAGCTGCCGGCCCGCTACCGCCGCGCCATCGAGCGCTTCAAGCCCGGCAACGCCGCCGCCAAGGTCGACTTCGTGCTCTCCGGCCCGGTGCCGTGGACGCATCCCGAGGTCCGCCGGGCCGGCACCATCCACGTCGGCGGCACCCTGGCGGAGATGTCGCTGGCCGAGGCCGAGGTCAAGGCCGGCCGGCACGCCGAGCGGCCGATGATCCTGGCCTCCGACCCCGCGCTGTTCGACCCCGCCCGCGAGGTGGGCGGGCTGCGGCCGTTCTGGACGTACGCCCACGTGCCCGCCGGCTCCACCGTCGACGTCGGCGCGGTCGTCCAAGCACAGATCGAGCGGTTCGCGCCCGGCTTCGGCGACCTCGTCGTCGAGCGGCACACCATCCCGGCGGCGAAGATGGCCGACCACAACGCCAACTACCGCGACGGCGACATCGCCGGCGGCGCCATGACCATGTGGCAGATCTTCGCCCGGCCCACGCTGTCCTGGAACCCCTACGCCACCCCGGTACCGGGCGTCTATCTCTGCTCCGGATCGACGCCGCCCGGCCCCGCGGTGCACGGCATGAGCGGCCTGAACGCCGCCAAGCGGGCGCTCAGGACGCGGTTCGGGATCCGCCGGGTACCGTCACTCGCTCCCTGA